The following are encoded together in the Pseudomonadota bacterium genome:
- a CDS encoding DNA-3-methyladenine glycosylase I: protein MKRCDWANATILAIAYHDEEWGVPVHDDRKHFEMLILEGAQAGLSWETVLRKREGYRKAFKGFDPQKVSLMTDDELAEQLKNPAIIRNRLKVFAARKNALAFLEIQKEFGSFDEYIWQFVGGKPMDGGRETIADIPAKTTDSDVLFKDLKKRGMSFVGSTIMYAYMQAVGLVNDHLLSCFRHSEVRKMQCLRLTNQD, encoded by the coding sequence ATGAAGCGATGTGATTGGGCGAACGCAACCATTTTGGCAATTGCATATCATGATGAAGAATGGGGCGTGCCGGTACATGATGATCGCAAGCATTTTGAGATGTTGATCTTGGAAGGCGCGCAGGCCGGATTGAGCTGGGAAACGGTGTTACGTAAAAGGGAGGGCTATCGTAAAGCCTTTAAGGGATTTGATCCCCAAAAAGTTTCGTTAATGACCGACGATGAACTCGCAGAACAGTTGAAAAATCCCGCGATTATTCGCAATCGTCTTAAGGTGTTTGCGGCGAGAAAGAACGCGCTTGCATTTCTTGAAATTCAGAAAGAATTCGGCAGCTTTGATGAGTATATTTGGCAGTTTGTCGGCGGAAAACCGATGGATGGCGGTCGTGAGACGATAGCTGATATTCCAGCCAAAACAACTGATAGTGACGTCCTTTTCAAAGACCTCAAAAAAAGGGGCATGTCCTTTGTCGGATCAACCATTATGTACGCCTATATGCAGGCCGTAGGCTTGGTGAATGATCATTTGCTGTCGTGTTTTCGACATTCTGAAGTAAGGAAAATGCAATGTTTGCGCCTGACCAATCAGGATTGA